In Amphiprion ocellaris isolate individual 3 ecotype Okinawa chromosome 5, ASM2253959v1, whole genome shotgun sequence, the genomic stretch aaagaagAACTATTCATGGTGCTAGAGGAAGCTTTTGTTTGATGGTTCTTAGAAGCTCTGTTGGGGTTCTGGTGATGTCCAGAACTTTTAGCATCACAGTgtgaacctcctcagaacctcTGGAACACGTCCGACTGTTCTGCAGCAGATTGAGGTCCAAACATTTGGAGAACTTGTTTGTTTGgacagcgccacctactggaTGGTCGGTAACGTGTCCAACCTCTAATTTAAAAGCTTGTTCCAGCAGATGTTGGTTCTGTTTGGggtaaaaaagcagtttctaaAAAACCAGGTTCCTGAAAATGTTGGTTACCTCTGCAGAACCTCCAGTTCTTCACACTGATAAAAAGGTTCTGTCTCTGGAGGTGGACCGTCCGATCAGGGTTCTAGTCCGGAGGTGGGCCGTCTGATCAGGGTTCTGTCTCGGTCTTCAGGCAGGTTCTAGGTTCTATCTATAATTCTGCAGTGGTCTGAACATTTCTAGCAGTTTTTCTACAGTTGGAAGTAGAGACATTCTAAATGTTGGTGGTGAAGtagtatttatgtgtgtttctgttaaaGTACTACGCTGTGTGTACTTTCTGTcatgttgtgtattttgtgtttccagTGAAATCTGAAACTCAGAGGTTTGTTGAAGAGGAGCTCAGTAACATCAGCATGCCGGACATGAAGGGCAAAGAAGGACGCTTCCAATACACCATCACTGAGTACACACCGGATACTTGaagtaatactgcagtactgcaCCGCGGCTGTGTGTACTAATACTGCGTCTGTGTTTCAGAGTGAAGATCACGGAGCTGAATCTGACTCATGCCGACCTGCGCTTCATCCCCGACATCGGTTTGTTGTTCGACGTTCAGAACTCGTCCATCTCCCTGACCTTCAATCGACGGATCCTCTACTGGTTCTTGTAAGTTCTCCACATGGAACGCCGATTCTACCTGAACGGTTCCACGACAGAACAACACACTGTACTTACAAACCGGTATTTACCATGTACAGCATTTTAGCAACAGCAACACTTAGGGAAAAGAAGATGCTAACTAGAACCAAAAATGGTTCTTCACAGCGATGGCATAGAAGAACCATTGTTAGTTCCTTAAAGAACCTCTTAGCAAAAGTTCTTGTGAAGAACCATTTCTGCCAACAGCTCTTTTAAGAACCCTTAAAGAACCACGAGAAAATACCATGAATGGTGCTCCAAAGAACTTCAGCAAAAACAGGTTCTTTAAGGAACCATTTGAAGGACAGCTGTTTGTGGATCATTAAAGAACCTATTTTTATCAAAGAATTTTAGCAAAAACAGGTTCTTTAAGGAACCATTTACAGAACAGTTGTTTGAGGATCCTTAAAGAACCTATTTTTATCAAAGAAGCAAAGAGCAAACCATTGATCAAGTAAAATTTCTTATCAAAGACAAGGAACTTTCTGTACTTTAAAGAACCATTCCTGCAATAAAGAGGTTCTTCAGCTGGTGGTGGTTCTTTGAAGAACCAGAGAGCCTTTAAAAAACGAATGATTTAAAGAACGATTATTTTACTCAGAATATGAGCTCAGCAGCTGCATGGATGTACGTTTAGTCTGGTTTAGATCTCAGTCTTTTGGACCTCAGGCATCAACGTTCTGAGTCCTAATTAGAACCCAGACCAGACCCTGGTTCAGGTTTCACAGACTGATCCAGATGTTTGCAGAGTGACGGAGCTGCTGAAGGGTTCAGGTCAAAGATGGAGGGTTTAGATGACAACtatctgcagatgaagatgaacctgagaaggaggaggatggtTGTTGTTCttcttattgttgttgttgttgttcttattgttgttgtgtctcaGCTACGACACGGGGAACATCAACGCGTCGGCTGAAGGCGTGAACATCAACACGGCTCTAAACCTGATCAGAGACGATGAAGGACGACTGAAGATCAACAACATCAGCTGCGACGCCAACATCGCCAAGATGAGGGCCAAGTTCAGCGGAACTCTGGGGTAAAACGGACGGTTCCTCATGGTTCCTCGTGGTTCCTGGTGGTTCCTCATGGTTCCTGATGGTTCCTCGTGGTTCCTGATACTTTAAAATCAGAGCAGAACATCTGATGATTCATAGTGGTTCCACACATTATGCAGTTCACCTCAGCAGGAGAACAGTGGAGAACCAAcactgaggaactccatgagtTCCGTGTAAACAGAAAAGATTCTCCTGGAGAGATGAAAGCGTTCTgtctgtttaaataaagtttaccTGCTAGAGCTTCTGTCACATGACTCAGTGTTGGCCAATCAGGAGCTTCTCTGTCTTTCAGGAGAGTTTATGACTTCCTGGGACGAGTTCTGACGACGGGAATGCGCTTCCTGCTCAACCAACAGGTAatacacctgtctgtctgtctgtctacctgtctgtctgctcaccAGACTCTCTTTCTgacctttctgtctctctctacctgtctctctctctctgacctgtctctctctcactgatctgtctgtctctctacctgtctatctctctctgacctgtctctctctcactgatctgtctgtctctctacctgtctatctctctctctctgcctgtctctctcacttatctgtctgtctctctacctgtctatctctctctctgcctgtctctctcactgatctgtctgtctctctctctgtctatctctctctctgacctgtctctctctcactgatatgtctgtctctctacctgtctatctctatctctgcctgtctctctctctgcctgtctctctaactgatctgtctgtctctctacctgtcaacctctctctgcctgtttctctctctgatctgtctgtctctctacctgtctatcGCTatctctgcctgtctctctctctctgcctgtctctcactGATCTGTCTCACtacctgtctatctctctctctgtctgtctctctctctgcctgtctctctaactgatctgtctgtctctctacctgtcaacctctctctgcctgtttctctctctgatctgtctgtctctctacctgtctatctctatctctgcctgtctctctctctgcttgtcTCTTTCACTGATCTGTCTCACtacctgtctatctctctctctgtctgtctctctctctgcctgtctctctaactgatctgtctgtctctttaccTATCTCTatctctgcctgtctctctctctgcctgtctctctcactgatccgtctctctacctgtctatctctctctctgtctgtctctctctctgcctgtctctctcactgatctgtctctctacctgtctatctctctctgtttgtctctctctctgcctgtctctctctctgcctgtttctctctctgatctgtctgtctctctacctgtctatcTCCCTCCCTgacccatctctctctctctacctgtctctctgtctctgacctgtctgtctctctccacctgtctgtctctcagatCTGCCCGGCTCTGAACCATGCTGCTCTGGTCCATGTCAACTCTCTGCTGGAGACGATCCCTGTGAGGACGGAGGTGGATCAGTTTATCGGGATCGATTATTCTCTGATCGACGACCCAGTGGTGACGTCCAGGAGCCTCGACATGAACTTCAGGGTGAGACGGGATGAGACGGGGTGTGTTCTGGTGAGATGTGGACTGGTCTGAAGCAGGTCTGTTGTGTCTGCAGGGGATGTTCTTTGACCTGTCGCAGCAGAACGTCTCTCTGGTGAACTATGCCGTGGAGCCGGTGATCCGGGAGTACGACCGGATGGTCTACCTGGCGCTGTCCGAGTTCTTCTTCGACAGCGGGATGTTCTCCTACTACACAGCTGGGATCTTCCAGCTGAAAATCGTCAACGAGAAGGTCAACCAGCACCACCGAAACCCGAACAGATCCATTAAAACCAGAACAGATCCATTAAAACCAGTATAGACCTATTAAAACCAGTATAGACCCATTAAAAGCAGCATAGACCCATTGAAACCAGTATAGACCCATTAAAACCAGTACAGACCCATTAAAACCAGCATAGACCCATCGAAACCAGCATAGATCCATTAAAATCAGTATAGACCCATTAAAACCAGCATAGACCAAACCAAACCACTACAGACCCATTAAAGCCAGTACAGACCAAACCAAACCGGTACAGAACCATTAAAACCAGCATAGACCCATTAAAACCAGTATAGACGCATTAAAACCAGTATGGATCAATTAAAATCAGTACAGACCAAACCAAACCAGTAGAGACCCATTAAAACCAGTATGAACTGGTTCCTGTCTCGTCCTTCAGATGCCCAAAGATCTGGAGATGCTGCTGAGGACCACCTACTTTGGAGCCATGATGATGCTGGTGAGGAACCGGAGCAGGCAGAAGAACATGGTTCTCATTAGAGGCTTCTTCTGGGTGGGTTCCTTCTGGGCCTCACGTTCTCCTGCTGTGTTCTGCTAGAACCCGGCTCTGGTGGACGCCCCCATGTCTCTGCAGATCGCCGTCAACTCGCCTCCAAAGACCACCATCAAGACGTCTGGGGCAACAGTCGCCATGACGGCCAACGTCAAGGTGATGGTGCTGCCTCCAGGGCAACCGCCGGTCCAGATGAGCAGCATGACGATggtacacaacaacaacacaacaacaacatgacgacaacacaacaacaacacaatagcacaacaacaacacaatagcacaacaacacaacaacaacacaataacacaacagcagcacaataacaacacaacagcacaacagcataataacacaacaacacgaatacaacataacaacacaacagagacacacaacaacaactcagcaataacaacaacacaacagagacacacaacaacaacacaacaacacaataacacaaaaacacatcagagacACGACAACAAGAACACAACAAGAACACAagaacacaataacacaacaacgacacaacaacaacataacaagaacacaataacaacacaacagcacaacaacacaataacacaacaacacaatagcacaaaacaacaacaacaacaacacaataacacaacaacaacacaatagcacaaaacaacaacaacaacaacacaataacacaacaacaacacaattgcaacacaacaacacaacagagacacacaacacaataacacaacacaacagagacaaacaacaacacaacagagacacacaacaacacaacaacaagaacacaataacacaatgacacaataacaacacaacaacaagaacacaatagcacaacaacaataacacaacaacaacaacacaaatgcaacacaacaacacaacagagacaaacaacaacaacataacaacaagaacacaataacacaacaatgacacaataacaacaacacaacaagaacacaataataacacaacaacacaacaacaacacaataacacaaaaatgacacaataacaacaacacaacaagagCACAATAGTAACACAagaacacaataacaacaacacaagaacacaataataacacaataacacaacaactcAGCAACTACGACAACACAactgtttctgtcctgcaggaGACAAAGTTCAATGCCAAAGTGTCCATGAGAGAAAAACGCCTGTGTGTCCATGCCGACCTCCGCAGGTAAACACCTGAACACCTCCTCTGCACCTGAACACCTCCTCTGCACCTGAACACCTCCTCTGCACCTGAACATCTTCATCACACCTGAACACCTCCATctggcagtggtggcgcaacggttaagtctctggactactgatcagaaggtcagaggttcaagccccgatgtggccactgttgggcccttgagcaaggcccttaacccttcctgctccagggggcactgtaccgtggctgacccgtcgctctgactcccccagttggggagatatgcgaaaatctgaatttcccctcgtgggattaataagggataataaaaattaaaattaaaatcacaCCTTCCCTCTGACCATAGACGTGGGTGTGACCATGGACCTGGTTCTGACCCAGGTCCTGGTTCTGACCCAGGTCCTGGTTCTGATCACAGAAACTGTTTCT encodes the following:
- the pltp gene encoding phospholipid transfer protein produces the protein MFHFRMIVWFSLVLLLVSSVPSIMAAEPAGCKIRITDKGLDMLKSETQRFVEEELSNISMPDMKGKEGRFQYTITEVKITELNLTHADLRFIPDIGLLFDVQNSSISLTFNRRILYWFFYDTGNINASAEGVNINTALNLIRDDEGRLKINNISCDANIAKMRAKFSGTLGRVYDFLGRVLTTGMRFLLNQQICPALNHAALVHVNSLLETIPVRTEVDQFIGIDYSLIDDPVVTSRSLDMNFRGMFFDLSQQNVSLVNYAVEPVIREYDRMVYLALSEFFFDSGMFSYYTAGIFQLKIVNEKMPKDLEMLLRTTYFGAMMMLNPALVDAPMSLQIAVNSPPKTTIKTSGATVAMTANVKVMVLPPGQPPVQMSSMTMETKFNAKVSMREKRLCVHADLRRFKIFSNQSALESLALIPLQAPLKTMLQMSVVPLINNWTKTGVRIPLADGMDFVEEVVEYHNGFIVIGANLHFSKGLREMVSASMEGSSNSTGSA